A genomic stretch from Acetobacter ascendens includes:
- a CDS encoding excinuclease ABC subunit UvrA, producing MKTQPSASNPADMICVRGAREHNLKNVFVSVPRDKFVVMTGVSGSGKSSLAFGTIYAEAQRRYLESVSPYARRLFNQMPVPVVDAIEGLPPAVALQQQRGGSSSRSSVGSLTTLSNLLRMLYSRAGTYPAGMSRLEAEDFSSNTPMGACPRCHGLGRIYDVTEKTLVPDDTLSIRQRAVAAWPTAWQGQNLRDILITRGVNVDIPWKDLPKATRDWILYTKETPTEPVYPGRTHEQVLEAIKHGVPADYNGTFTGARQYVLNTFAKSQSAKMRARAASFMVSSICPECHGQKLKAEALQVLFAGRNIAELSALPLKNITAVLQEQSQQLKKKTDATGLAAYGIVEALIERLQTLLELGLGYLQLSRGVQTLSPGEYQRLRLGTQIRSNLFGVLYVLDEPSSGLHPCDTQALLKALHGLLDAGNSLLVVEHNCQVIRHAEWLVDVGPDAGEKGGEILYSGPLDGLKSVSRSRTRPYIFDEVNYGQMEPLKPKEWLCLKSINWNNLRNVTLDLPLGVMTVVTGISGSGKSSLTGQALVSIVSKALGQKEPVEQPEADDNDIPEVAESAEPEGQVVSGLQNIRRLVVVDQKPIGRTPRSNLATYTGLFDQIRQAFAAVPQAKQQKMDAGWFSFNVAKGRCPRCEGVGSIEVELLFLPSVYAPCPECHGARYKPEVLAITLKGRNVADVLNMSVDEAHEFFADSPNIAHGFDTLRQGGLGYLRLGQPATTLSGGEAQRIKLATELQKKRAGHILYVLDEPTTGLHPADVDRLTRQLRQLVAQGHTVVLAEHDMRLAAQSDWMLDMGPGAGDEGGQIVARGTPADIAKNPASRTGPFLREYL from the coding sequence ATGAAAACACAACCTTCTGCCAGCAACCCTGCCGATATGATTTGTGTCCGCGGGGCACGTGAACACAATCTAAAAAACGTTTTTGTTTCTGTGCCGCGTGACAAATTTGTTGTGATGACTGGCGTTTCAGGGTCAGGTAAATCCTCGCTGGCATTTGGTACAATTTATGCAGAAGCCCAGCGTCGGTATCTGGAATCTGTTTCTCCTTATGCGCGTCGGTTGTTTAATCAGATGCCAGTGCCAGTTGTGGATGCCATAGAAGGCCTACCTCCAGCCGTTGCCTTGCAGCAGCAGCGTGGGGGTAGCAGTAGTCGGTCTTCTGTCGGAAGCCTCACAACACTCTCAAACCTCTTGCGCATGCTGTATTCACGGGCAGGCACGTATCCTGCAGGCATGAGCCGTTTAGAGGCAGAAGATTTCTCGTCCAACACGCCAATGGGGGCATGCCCACGCTGCCATGGGCTTGGGCGCATTTACGATGTCACAGAAAAAACATTGGTGCCGGATGATACGCTTAGTATCAGGCAACGGGCCGTTGCGGCATGGCCAACGGCATGGCAGGGCCAGAACTTGCGGGATATTCTGATCACGCGTGGCGTGAATGTAGACATCCCGTGGAAAGATCTTCCCAAGGCAACGCGCGACTGGATCCTTTACACGAAGGAAACCCCAACAGAGCCCGTTTACCCCGGCCGCACGCATGAGCAGGTGTTAGAGGCCATAAAGCATGGTGTCCCGGCTGATTATAACGGTACATTCACAGGTGCACGTCAGTATGTGCTGAACACCTTTGCCAAATCGCAAAGCGCCAAAATGCGGGCGAGGGCTGCATCTTTCATGGTCAGCAGTATATGCCCAGAATGTCATGGTCAAAAGCTCAAAGCCGAAGCGCTTCAGGTGTTATTTGCAGGGCGTAATATTGCTGAGCTATCTGCCTTGCCTCTTAAGAACATTACGGCCGTGTTGCAGGAACAAAGCCAGCAACTCAAAAAGAAAACCGATGCCACAGGGCTTGCGGCTTATGGCATTGTGGAAGCGCTGATAGAGCGGCTGCAAACGCTATTGGAATTAGGGTTAGGCTATCTTCAACTAAGCCGAGGTGTGCAAACACTTTCTCCTGGTGAATATCAACGCCTGCGGTTAGGAACCCAAATTCGTTCCAACCTGTTTGGCGTGTTGTATGTGCTAGATGAGCCAAGCTCTGGTTTGCATCCATGTGATACGCAAGCCCTGCTTAAGGCGCTGCATGGATTGTTGGATGCTGGCAATTCTCTTTTGGTGGTGGAGCATAACTGTCAGGTTATCCGTCATGCAGAATGGCTGGTGGATGTTGGACCAGATGCTGGCGAAAAAGGGGGAGAAATCCTGTATAGTGGCCCGTTGGATGGACTGAAGTCTGTTTCTCGTTCCCGCACACGACCGTATATTTTTGATGAGGTCAATTACGGGCAGATGGAGCCGCTTAAGCCTAAAGAGTGGCTTTGCCTGAAAAGCATTAACTGGAACAATCTACGCAACGTTACGCTTGATCTCCCTTTAGGTGTCATGACGGTTGTGACGGGTATTTCTGGTTCCGGTAAATCCAGTTTAACCGGTCAGGCATTGGTCAGTATTGTTTCCAAGGCGCTTGGGCAGAAAGAACCTGTTGAGCAACCAGAGGCAGACGATAACGATATCCCAGAAGTTGCGGAAAGTGCTGAACCGGAAGGGCAGGTGGTCAGCGGATTACAAAATATCCGGCGCCTTGTGGTAGTGGATCAAAAGCCTATTGGCCGCACTCCTCGGTCTAATTTGGCCACTTACACGGGGCTGTTTGACCAGATCAGGCAAGCTTTTGCTGCTGTGCCGCAGGCTAAGCAACAGAAAATGGATGCGGGTTGGTTTTCATTCAATGTCGCAAAAGGCCGCTGTCCACGGTGTGAGGGTGTGGGGTCTATTGAAGTGGAATTGCTGTTCCTTCCCAGTGTGTATGCTCCATGCCCGGAATGTCATGGCGCACGATACAAGCCGGAAGTGCTGGCTATTACTCTTAAAGGGCGCAACGTCGCTGATGTACTCAACATGAGCGTTGATGAAGCGCATGAGTTTTTTGCTGATAGCCCAAACATTGCGCATGGATTTGATACCTTGCGGCAGGGAGGTTTGGGGTACTTGCGTTTGGGCCAACCTGCCACAACGCTATCTGGTGGAGAGGCGCAGCGTATTAAGCTGGCGACGGAACTTCAAAAAAAGCGGGCAGGGCACATATTATATGTTCTGGATGAGCCCACGACCGGCTTGCATCCAGCAGATGTAGATCGGCTTACCCGTCAACTGCGGCAGCTTGTTGCGCAGGGGCATACGGTTGTGTTGGCCGAGCACGATATGCGGCTTGCTGCTCAAAGTGACTGGATGCTGGATATGGGGCCAGGGGCGGGGGATGAAGGTGGGCAGATTGTTGCCAGAGGCACGCCCGCAGATATCGCTAAAAACCCAGCGAGCCGTACAGGCCCTTTCCTGCGTGAATATCTATAA
- a CDS encoding IS5 family transposase (programmed frameshift) — protein MRRYSLRDDQWERIKDLLPGREGYVGGTAVNNRLFVEAVLYRYRAGIPWRDLPARFGDWKNVHWRLRRWCESGVIERIFRYLAADYDNEYMMIDSTIVRAHQHSAGALKKGARNQAIGRSRGGLTTKIHAICDALGNPVELGITPGQDADITQAEPLLENIEPDAFLADKAYDADRLIDRLIQRGITPVIPPKRNRTTRRKTDFSLYRERNLVERFFNKLKQFRAIAARYDKLKSTFLAAVQFASIIILLN, from the exons ATGCGGCGCTATAGTTTACGCGATGACCAGTGGGAGCGGATAAAGGATCTTCTTCCTGGTCGAGAAGGCTATGTCGGCGGCACTGCGGTGAACAACCGTCTGTTCGTGGAGGCGGTGCTGTATCGCTATCGCGCGGGTATTCCATGGCGCGACCTTCCTGCCCGTTTCGGTGACTGGAAAAACGTGCACTGGCGTCTGCGCCGCTGGTGTGAAAGCGGCGTCATCGAACGGATATTTCGTTATCTGGCCGCTGATTACGACAACGAATACATGATGATCGACAGCACAATTGTCCGAGCGCATCAGCATAGTGCCGGAGCTCTCAAAAAAGGGGCACGGA ATCAGGCCATCGGACGATCACGAGGCGGGCTAACTACAAAGATCCATGCCATCTGCGACGCTCTGGGCAATCCAGTGGAACTCGGCATCACACCGGGACAGGATGCCGATATCACCCAGGCAGAACCACTTCTGGAAAACATCGAACCGGATGCTTTCCTTGCTGACAAGGCGTATGACGCGGACAGGTTGATCGATCGGCTGATACAGCGCGGGATTACCCCGGTCATCCCGCCAAAACGCAACAGAACGACACGACGGAAAACCGATTTTTCTCTCTACCGCGAACGGAACCTTGTTGAGAGGTTCTTCAATAAACTCAAGCAGTTTCGCGCTATCGCAGCCCGCTACGATAAACTGAAATCGACCTTCCTCGCAGCCGTGCAGTTCGCCTCAATCATCATCCTGCTTAACTGA
- a CDS encoding IS630 family transposase (programmed frameshift) → MTRALSADLRRRTIAAVASGMTRRAAAVRFGVSSSSVIRWVAEWQASGRDHALKQGGDRRSHRIEAWSTFLLAAIETKADISLVELAETLAAEHGVRFAPSTIWRCLDRHDMTISKKTAHASEQTRPDVAQQREAWFDSQPDLDPTRLIFIDETAVSTKMARLRGRSQRGTRCRMSVPHGHWKTTTFIGGLRLSGMTAPMMLDGPMTGEWFAAYTRKVLVPTLSPGDVVILDNLPAHKGAVAREAVEAVGARLLFLPPYSPDFNPIENIFAKMKAWIRRVAPRTLDALQNTVCGAIDDISHRQAAACFTAAGYEPD, encoded by the exons ATGACCCGAGCCCTGTCTGCTGACCTTCGCCGCCGCACGATTGCGGCTGTTGCCTCTGGCATGACCCGTCGTGCGGCGGCGGTTCGTTTTGGTGTGTCTTCGTCGAGCGTTATCCGCTGGGTTGCTGAGTGGCAGGCCAGCGGTCGTGACCATGCGCTTAAACAGGGCGGCGATCGCCGTTCTCACCGGATTGAAGCGTGGTCAACCTTCCTGCTGGCCGCGATTGAAACAAAGGCCGATATTTCCCTTGTCGAACTGGCGGAGACACTTGCAGCGGAACACGGTGTCCGCTTTGCGCCGAGCACGATCTGGCGCTGTCTCGACCGTCACGACATGACCAT ATCAAAAAAAACGGCGCACGCCAGCGAGCAGACACGGCCCGACGTCGCACAGCAGCGCGAGGCCTGGTTTGACAGCCAGCCTGACCTTGATCCGACCCGTCTGATCTTCATCGACGAAACAGCCGTCTCAACGAAGATGGCTCGCCTGCGGGGGCGGTCACAACGGGGCACGCGCTGTCGGATGTCCGTGCCCCACGGGCACTGGAAAACCACGACGTTCATCGGCGGGCTGCGCCTCTCCGGCATGACAGCACCGATGATGCTGGACGGCCCAATGACCGGCGAATGGTTTGCCGCCTATACCCGCAAGGTGCTCGTTCCAACCTTATCACCGGGAGACGTCGTCATTCTGGACAATCTGCCCGCCCATAAAGGAGCCGTTGCCCGCGAGGCTGTGGAGGCAGTCGGCGCCAGGTTGTTGTTCCTGCCGCCCTACAGTCCTGATTTCAACCCGATCGAAAACATCTTCGCCAAAATGAAGGCGTGGATCAGACGGGTGGCACCGCGAACCCTCGACGCTCTTCAAAATACCGTCTGTGGAGCAATTGACGATATCTCTCATCGCCAGGCCGCCGCGTGCTTCACCGCCGCTGGATATGAACCAGACTGA
- the tmpT gene encoding thiopurine S-methyltransferase — MDAQFWNMKWQKNQIGFHLSAVNPLLVKYFPVLGLQEGARVFVPLCGKTLDIHWLLQRGINVVGVELSQIAVEQLFSELGITPQISHIAPNMLCFQAENVNIFVGDIFTLSRKLLGNVQAIYDRAALVALPPAMRATYAEHLLDISSKAKQLLVTLEYDQTCIAGPPFSVTQQDIQQYYGAEYAIRCLENTSFSGGLKGGTPATESVWSLQPE; from the coding sequence ATGGATGCACAATTCTGGAATATGAAATGGCAGAAAAACCAAATTGGCTTTCATCTTTCCGCTGTTAATCCACTTTTAGTCAAATATTTCCCTGTTCTGGGGCTGCAAGAGGGCGCGCGTGTTTTTGTACCGTTATGTGGCAAAACGCTAGATATTCATTGGCTTCTGCAACGCGGGATAAATGTGGTTGGGGTAGAGCTTAGCCAGATTGCGGTAGAACAGCTCTTTTCCGAACTCGGCATAACGCCGCAAATATCTCATATAGCACCAAATATGCTGTGTTTTCAGGCGGAAAACGTTAACATATTCGTGGGCGATATTTTCACACTCTCTCGTAAGCTGCTGGGAAATGTGCAGGCTATTTATGATCGGGCTGCTCTGGTCGCTTTACCGCCTGCTATGCGCGCAACTTATGCAGAGCATCTGCTGGATATCTCAAGCAAGGCGAAGCAACTCCTTGTTACTTTGGAATATGATCAAACTTGTATAGCCGGACCACCATTTAGCGTAACCCAGCAAGATATTCAGCAGTATTACGGGGCAGAATATGCTATCAGATGCTTGGAAAATACTTCATTTTCTGGCGGTTTAAAAGGCGGTACGCCGGCTACCGAGAGTGTATGGTCTTTGCAACCTGAATAG
- the grxB gene encoding glutaredoxin 2: protein MRKLYVYDHCPFCIKARMIFGLKNIPVELVVLQNDDEATPIGMIGQKMLPILEENGHYMGESLDIIAHIDQEGAPLLTVPARPEISDWISRSSSLLYRQFLPRAAAAPFPEFSTTSGRAYFIRKKEASTGPFCEVFNEGTEALLPLNALLEDLSLLLPEPSALQGPLSYDDIHLFAHLHSFSIIKGLTYPAAVESYRQTLSKRSGIPLLDAIAV, encoded by the coding sequence ATGCGTAAACTTTATGTTTATGATCATTGCCCATTCTGCATCAAAGCCAGAATGATTTTTGGCCTCAAAAATATTCCAGTTGAGCTTGTTGTTCTGCAAAATGATGATGAAGCAACGCCCATTGGCATGATCGGTCAGAAAATGCTGCCTATTCTGGAAGAAAATGGGCACTATATGGGGGAAAGTCTGGATATTATTGCGCATATAGATCAGGAAGGAGCGCCTCTTCTTACTGTTCCCGCTCGGCCAGAAATTTCTGATTGGATCAGCCGTTCTAGCTCTTTGCTGTATAGGCAGTTCCTTCCCCGTGCAGCAGCAGCTCCTTTTCCGGAATTTTCCACCACATCCGGGCGAGCATATTTTATACGCAAAAAAGAGGCTTCAACCGGTCCATTTTGCGAGGTTTTTAATGAAGGAACAGAAGCCCTTCTCCCTTTAAACGCATTGCTGGAAGACTTATCTCTTCTTTTACCAGAACCATCTGCGCTTCAGGGACCGCTCTCTTATGATGATATCCATCTATTTGCGCACTTACATAGTTTTTCCATCATCAAAGGGCTTACCTACCCTGCTGCAGTAGAGAGCTATAGGCAAACACTTTCCAAGCGTTCGGGCATTCCTTTGCTGGATGCTATAGCCGTCTGA